The following are from one region of the Atribacterota bacterium genome:
- a CDS encoding carbohydrate kinase family protein: protein MARITCVGILVADLIGRPIDRLPEKGKLMLVPEMELHVGGCAHNTGVVLRKLGEEVTVVGKVGKDDLGEVVIRSLERHGVDARGVALDEVYHTSATMVILDTAGERTFLHYPGTNSCLRAQDVRDEFLADVQIVHVAGSFLMPGFDGEETALLFRRAKGLGVITSLDTAWDDTGKWLATIKPVLPHIDIFISNRDESSRISGKTSLVEIAQFFLDWGIKIVAIKMGAEGSFIMTDEEKIVVPPFRVKVVDGTGAGDAFAAGFLTGYLKGWDLYEVGRFANACGAMCVQKMGATEGVGTLGEVLAFMKQPEVGG, encoded by the coding sequence ATGGCACGGATAACCTGTGTGGGAATTCTGGTTGCAGACCTCATTGGCCGGCCCATTGATCGTTTACCGGAGAAGGGAAAGTTAATGCTCGTTCCGGAAATGGAACTCCATGTTGGTGGATGTGCCCACAACACTGGAGTGGTGTTGCGGAAGCTGGGGGAAGAGGTTACGGTAGTAGGAAAGGTTGGAAAAGATGACCTGGGTGAGGTGGTCATCCGTTCTCTGGAACGGCATGGAGTGGACGCTCGGGGGGTAGCTCTGGATGAAGTGTACCATACTTCGGCGACCATGGTCATTCTTGACACGGCTGGGGAACGAACTTTTCTCCACTACCCCGGGACGAATTCTTGCCTGCGAGCGCAGGATGTACGGGATGAGTTCTTGGCAGATGTTCAAATCGTCCATGTAGCTGGGAGCTTTCTGATGCCTGGTTTTGATGGAGAAGAGACTGCGCTCCTTTTTCGGCGGGCAAAGGGTCTGGGAGTGATAACGTCTTTAGATACAGCCTGGGATGATACTGGAAAGTGGTTGGCTACGATTAAACCGGTTTTACCGCATATCGACATTTTCATCTCTAATCGGGACGAATCATCCCGGATCTCTGGTAAAACGAGCCTTGTCGAAATAGCACAGTTTTTCCTTGATTGGGGAATCAAAATTGTGGCGATCAAAATGGGTGCAGAAGGAAGTTTTATTATGACTGATGAAGAAAAAATTGTTGTTCCTCCCTTTCGGGTGAAAGTAGTGGATGGCACTGGTGCAGGTGATGCTTTTGCGGCGGGCTTTCTCACCGGATACTTGAAAGGATGGGACCTTTACGAGGTGGGTCGGTTTGCCAACGCTTGTGGGGCGATGTGTGTCCAGAAGATGGGTGCTACTGAAGGTGTGGGGACTCTGGGAGAGGTGCTGGCTTTTATGAAACAGCCTGAAGTTGGAGGATAA
- a CDS encoding sugar-binding transcriptional regulator encodes MDEDDLELMTRVAWLHFVEGMTQGTIASYLGISQPKVARLVDKAQKIGIVKISIASPYRSCLEVERQLSRLFPTLKDVLVVPVPSQETIFESLGRAGAWYLERVLRDGDLVGIAWGRTLKQVALSIKKAEVKNLKFVTLVGGLTSSASLNPYTIGEKLASIFEGECYYLYAPAVVESEDVRNFYLNERINRRTLDLARQAKWSLVGIGTVDARYSIYSLTGFIDYHEWELLRQKGAVGDIVGQFYDVWGNIVDTPLHRRTVAIPLEDVKRMQNVIGIAGGLNKVEAILGALHGGYIKILITDEPTALKIVEYEKGEG; translated from the coding sequence ATGGATGAAGATGACCTGGAATTGATGACCCGGGTGGCGTGGCTTCACTTTGTGGAGGGAATGACTCAGGGAACGATTGCTTCGTATCTGGGGATTTCTCAACCCAAGGTGGCTCGCCTGGTTGACAAGGCTCAGAAAATAGGCATTGTAAAAATTTCCATTGCTTCTCCCTATCGGAGCTGTCTTGAAGTTGAGAGACAGCTTTCTCGGCTTTTTCCCACCCTTAAGGATGTTCTGGTGGTACCGGTACCCTCTCAGGAAACTATTTTTGAAAGTTTGGGTCGAGCTGGTGCCTGGTACCTGGAACGAGTTTTACGAGATGGGGACTTGGTGGGCATTGCCTGGGGAAGAACTCTGAAGCAGGTGGCCCTTTCCATCAAAAAAGCGGAGGTCAAGAATCTTAAGTTTGTCACTCTGGTGGGGGGACTCACTTCTTCTGCGTCACTCAATCCCTATACCATTGGGGAGAAACTTGCCTCGATTTTTGAAGGTGAGTGCTATTATCTCTACGCGCCGGCAGTGGTGGAAAGCGAGGACGTACGGAATTTTTACCTCAATGAACGAATCAATCGTCGGACTTTGGACCTTGCTCGCCAGGCCAAGTGGTCTTTGGTAGGGATTGGAACTGTGGATGCACGGTATTCTATTTATTCTCTTACTGGATTTATTGATTATCACGAATGGGAACTCCTGAGGCAGAAGGGAGCGGTAGGAGATATCGTTGGACAGTTTTACGACGTTTGGGGAAACATTGTGGATACGCCTTTGCATCGCCGAACGGTGGCTATTCCTTTGGAGGATGTCAAAAGGATGCAGAATGTCATTGGGATTGCTGGAGGACTGAATAAAGTGGAAGCGATTTTGGGGGCTCTGCATGGTGGGTACATCAAAATTCTCATTACTGATGAGCCGACGGCGCTCAAAATTGTGGAATATGAGAAGGGAGAGGGGTAA
- a CDS encoding MFS transporter: protein MEKKVRQKLYFLVTVAFYFLALSMVLTGAVLPEWLNRFQISSSEGGQLFSLYYFSYVLVTFSSGILADLVGTKWILVLSQLFLLIGFSTVSLADRFSTIKWGMLLLGFGGGFCEAPLTGLVSRVFTGEEGYALNVSQISFGLGAASGPFLMGFFLGQGVSWRVLYFISALISFLLLVLFAIERTFLVVPKVEKEKKDWLSLLNFRSLLLSSFLAIFLYVGAEIGSSAWMSTYMVRELNASIYVGGIAMAIFWGSITVGRFLFAQLARFFPPPRLLRLAVGISLVFLVLLNSTSQVNLVLLALGGVGLGYSAIWPFIVANVAGKVGHLQATAIGFTVAFGGIGALFFPWLMGVWIDFLNLRSIFLLVLILVVVLLMVVRGENFREERG, encoded by the coding sequence ATGGAGAAGAAGGTACGGCAAAAACTCTATTTTTTGGTTACCGTTGCCTTTTATTTTTTGGCTCTCTCGATGGTTCTCACCGGAGCTGTGCTTCCTGAATGGTTGAATCGCTTTCAGATTTCGTCATCCGAAGGGGGGCAGCTTTTTTCTCTTTATTATTTCTCTTATGTTCTTGTTACTTTCAGTAGTGGGATCCTTGCGGACCTGGTGGGGACGAAATGGATTTTGGTTTTGAGCCAGCTTTTTCTCCTCATCGGATTTTCCACCGTGAGTCTTGCGGATCGTTTTTCCACCATCAAATGGGGGATGCTCCTTTTGGGTTTTGGAGGAGGATTCTGTGAAGCTCCCCTTACTGGTCTTGTTTCCAGAGTTTTTACAGGGGAAGAGGGGTATGCGTTGAACGTAAGTCAGATTTCTTTTGGACTGGGGGCAGCAAGCGGACCATTTTTAATGGGTTTTTTCCTGGGTCAGGGTGTTTCCTGGAGGGTACTCTATTTTATTTCTGCTTTGATTTCTTTTTTGCTTCTGGTTCTTTTCGCGATTGAGCGAACATTTTTGGTGGTACCTAAGGTAGAGAAAGAGAAAAAGGACTGGTTGAGCCTTCTGAATTTTCGGAGTTTGCTTCTTTCCAGTTTCTTGGCTATATTCTTATATGTGGGAGCAGAAATTGGGTCTTCTGCCTGGATGAGTACGTATATGGTGCGGGAACTTAACGCAAGCATCTATGTTGGGGGAATTGCCATGGCTATTTTCTGGGGCAGCATAACTGTGGGCAGGTTCCTCTTTGCACAGCTTGCGCGTTTTTTCCCTCCTCCGCGACTATTACGTTTAGCGGTGGGTATTAGCCTGGTATTCCTTGTACTCCTTAACAGTACCAGTCAGGTGAATTTAGTACTCCTCGCTCTGGGTGGCGTGGGTCTGGGGTACTCGGCGATATGGCCCTTTATTGTGGCCAACGTGGCCGGTAAAGTTGGACATCTCCAGGCGACGGCTATTGGTTTTACCGTTGCTTTTGGGGGGATAGGGGCTCTCTTTTTTCCCTGGTTGATGGGAGTATGGATCGATTTTTTGAATCTTCGTTCCATCTTTTTACTGGTTCTTATACTGGTGGTGGTGCTCTTGATGGTGGTGCGAGGTGAGAATTTCAGAGAAGAGAGGGGGTAA
- a CDS encoding FGGY-family carbohydrate kinase, with the protein MSYLGIDVGTTGCKIIAFDERGRILASAYKEYPLYHPREGWVELDAEEVFRAVEECLGTVSERIKDDPPRSLGISSQGEAVVPVDREGKVMSRSIVTFDTRGDEFVPFWEEKLGRDGFFAITGMPLSGVGTINKILWWKKYQPPIFENARYFLCFEDFLMLRMGLEPAMNFALAGRTMMFDVRKGDWSEAILSLADLGKERLARVLPSGAVAGEVASSFRNRMGWVGKVVVASGGHDQPCGALGAGVIRPRYAMDATGTVECIASAMESFIASPSMWENNLCCYHHAFPGLYVTLVYNFTGGSLLRWYRDQFAAKEKEIAVQQGKEVYEILLSSLPEEPTSLWVLPHFTTTGTPYCDSHSCGVVVGLRLSTQKEDFIKALLEGISYEMKLNLKLLQRAGVPVERLRAIGGGAKSPVWLQLKADMFGLPVETLSVSEAACFGAALLGRKAQEGITDFGALVDELVRVEKVYEPNMHRAALYEEKFLVYQRIYPALRNFILKGES; encoded by the coding sequence TTGAGTTATTTGGGTATCGATGTTGGAACTACAGGTTGTAAGATCATTGCATTTGACGAGAGAGGAAGAATTCTCGCTTCGGCGTACAAAGAGTATCCCCTTTATCATCCCCGGGAGGGATGGGTGGAACTCGACGCGGAAGAAGTTTTCCGGGCGGTAGAGGAATGCTTAGGGACCGTATCGGAGAGAATCAAGGACGATCCTCCACGGAGTCTTGGAATTTCCTCTCAGGGCGAAGCTGTCGTTCCTGTGGATAGAGAGGGGAAAGTGATGTCTCGGAGTATCGTCACCTTTGATACCCGAGGCGACGAATTTGTTCCGTTTTGGGAAGAAAAACTGGGTAGGGATGGTTTTTTTGCCATCACCGGGATGCCCTTAAGCGGTGTGGGAACCATCAACAAGATCCTCTGGTGGAAGAAATATCAACCCCCCATTTTCGAAAACGCCCGGTATTTTCTCTGTTTCGAAGATTTTCTTATGCTTCGCATGGGGCTTGAGCCAGCAATGAATTTCGCCCTCGCTGGAAGAACTATGATGTTTGATGTACGAAAAGGAGATTGGTCGGAAGCGATTCTCTCTTTGGCTGATCTTGGAAAAGAGCGCTTAGCACGGGTTCTTCCTTCAGGTGCAGTTGCCGGAGAAGTGGCGTCATCGTTCCGCAACCGAATGGGCTGGGTCGGGAAGGTGGTGGTTGCTTCGGGGGGTCATGACCAGCCCTGCGGGGCGTTAGGGGCAGGTGTCATTCGACCTCGGTATGCCATGGATGCCACTGGGACAGTGGAGTGTATTGCTTCGGCGATGGAGAGTTTTATCGCTTCTCCTTCCATGTGGGAGAACAACCTCTGCTGTTACCATCATGCCTTTCCCGGCCTTTACGTGACCTTGGTTTACAATTTTACTGGGGGATCGCTCCTGCGCTGGTATCGGGACCAATTTGCCGCAAAGGAAAAAGAAATCGCTGTGCAACAGGGAAAAGAAGTGTATGAAATACTCCTTTCCTCTTTACCAGAGGAACCTACTTCTCTGTGGGTTCTTCCCCACTTTACCACCACGGGTACACCTTACTGTGATTCCCATTCCTGCGGTGTGGTTGTGGGGCTTCGACTTTCAACGCAAAAAGAGGATTTTATCAAAGCGCTCCTTGAGGGTATAAGCTATGAAATGAAATTGAACCTGAAGCTCCTACAGAGAGCAGGAGTTCCGGTTGAACGATTGCGGGCCATTGGAGGTGGCGCCAAAAGTCCAGTGTGGTTGCAACTGAAGGCTGATATGTTTGGTTTGCCGGTAGAAACCCTCTCTGTTTCTGAAGCGGCCTGTTTTGGGGCCGCACTTCTTGGTCGTAAAGCCCAGGAGGGAATTACCGATTTTGGAGCACTGGTTGATGAATTGGTAAGAGTAGAAAAAGTCTATGAACCGAATATGCATCGGGCGGCTCTCTATGAAGAGAAGTTTCTGGTTTATCAGCGGATTTACCCAGCGCTCCGCAATTTTATCTTGAAAGGAGAATCGTAA
- the pdhA gene encoding pyruvate dehydrogenase (acetyl-transferring) E1 component subunit alpha, whose amino-acid sequence MENREKLLAMYKDMLRIRRFEETVSDLFSQDKIRGTTHLYIGEEAVAVGACHGIHSDDYITSTHRGHGHCIAKGATLDKMMAELYGKIDGYCKGKGGSLHIADLDAFNLGANGIVGGGIPIAVGSGFTAKYKNSGKVTVCFFGDGAVNTGAFHEAVNLAAVWKLPVVFVCENNLYAMSTPVREAFPIQDIAERAQAYGIPGLVVDGMDVLAVKEAVEQAAERARRGDGPTLIECKTYRYLGHSKNDPRVYRTKEEEKQWKERDPIKRYRKWLLENGGVLEEDLRKIDEEVEKEVEEAIAFAEKSPYPPLEEITRDVYVEEDFAEIERRKGTRVVKTIEEMGSVESMRVITYRDALNEALREEMLRDENVVLIGEDIGLYGGAYGVTRGLWQECRGERICNTPISEAAIVGCCVGSAMTGLRPVGEIMYIDFLTLAMDQLVNQGAKIRYMFGGKARVPMVIRTEGGCGRSSGAQHAQSLEAWFLHVPGLKVVMPGTPFDAKGLLKAAIREDNPILFIEHKMLYNTKGPLPDEEYIIPIGVADIKREGRDVTVVAYSRMLLVALEAAQLLSQEGIEVEVVDPRTLLPLDIETICQSVRKTNRVVIVYEGCRTGGTGAEIGMQIMEHAFDYLDAPIIRLGAYDAPVPCSRYLEDNYIPQVQDVVKAVKELVR is encoded by the coding sequence ATGGAAAATAGAGAAAAACTTTTAGCCATGTATAAGGATATGCTTCGCATCCGCCGTTTTGAAGAAACGGTGAGCGATCTCTTCAGTCAGGATAAGATTCGAGGAACAACCCATCTCTACATTGGCGAGGAAGCAGTGGCAGTGGGGGCATGTCATGGAATCCACTCCGACGATTACATCACTTCTACCCATCGGGGGCATGGTCACTGTATTGCCAAAGGGGCTACACTCGATAAAATGATGGCTGAGCTGTATGGGAAAATCGATGGGTACTGTAAGGGAAAGGGTGGTTCGCTGCACATTGCGGACCTCGATGCGTTTAATCTGGGAGCCAACGGGATTGTCGGTGGTGGGATCCCCATTGCCGTTGGTTCCGGCTTTACGGCTAAATACAAAAACAGTGGTAAAGTTACAGTGTGTTTTTTTGGGGATGGAGCCGTAAACACCGGAGCATTTCACGAGGCTGTGAACCTGGCAGCGGTGTGGAAGTTACCGGTCGTTTTTGTGTGTGAAAATAACCTCTATGCCATGTCTACACCAGTCAGAGAGGCGTTTCCCATCCAGGATATCGCTGAACGGGCTCAGGCTTACGGAATTCCGGGACTGGTCGTGGATGGAATGGACGTGCTGGCAGTCAAAGAGGCGGTAGAACAGGCTGCAGAACGGGCTCGCCGGGGTGATGGTCCTACCCTCATTGAGTGCAAGACCTATCGGTATCTGGGGCACTCCAAAAACGACCCCCGGGTCTATCGGACCAAAGAAGAGGAAAAACAGTGGAAGGAGAGGGACCCAATCAAGCGGTATCGAAAGTGGCTTTTGGAGAATGGTGGGGTTCTGGAAGAGGATCTGCGAAAAATCGACGAGGAAGTGGAAAAGGAAGTTGAAGAGGCCATTGCTTTTGCAGAAAAAAGTCCCTATCCTCCACTGGAAGAAATCACCAGAGACGTCTATGTGGAGGAGGACTTTGCCGAGATTGAACGGCGGAAAGGAACGAGGGTCGTCAAAACCATCGAAGAGATGGGTAGCGTTGAATCAATGCGAGTCATAACTTACCGGGATGCTTTGAATGAGGCGCTTCGAGAGGAAATGCTCCGTGACGAAAATGTGGTGCTTATCGGGGAAGATATTGGACTCTATGGAGGAGCTTACGGGGTGACGAGGGGATTGTGGCAGGAATGCAGGGGAGAACGGATTTGTAATACTCCCATTTCTGAGGCGGCCATTGTTGGTTGCTGCGTAGGTTCGGCGATGACTGGTTTACGTCCTGTAGGGGAGATCATGTATATTGATTTTCTCACTCTGGCTATGGACCAGCTGGTTAACCAGGGGGCCAAAATTCGTTACATGTTTGGTGGGAAAGCTCGGGTTCCCATGGTGATCCGTACCGAAGGTGGATGTGGGCGTTCTTCGGGCGCGCAACATGCGCAGAGCCTGGAAGCCTGGTTTTTGCATGTTCCAGGACTCAAGGTGGTGATGCCGGGGACTCCTTTTGATGCTAAAGGATTGTTGAAAGCGGCGATTCGAGAAGATAATCCCATTCTTTTTATCGAACACAAGATGCTTTATAACACGAAGGGCCCTCTTCCAGATGAGGAGTACATCATTCCCATTGGTGTGGCAGATATAAAAAGAGAGGGGCGGGATGTGACGGTGGTTGCCTATTCCCGTATGCTTCTTGTGGCCCTGGAGGCAGCTCAGCTCCTTTCCCAGGAAGGAATAGAAGTGGAAGTGGTGGATCCCAGGACTCTTCTTCCTCTTGATATCGAGACAATTTGTCAATCGGTCCGAAAAACCAATAGAGTGGTTATCGTCTATGAGGGCTGCCGTACCGGTGGGACAGGTGCCGAGATTGGGATGCAGATTATGGAGCATGCTTTTGATTATCTGGATGCTCCCATCATCCGTCTGGGAGCTTATGATGCTCCGGTTCCCTGTAGCCGATACTTAGAGGATAATTATATTCCTCAGGTACAGGACGTGGTAAAAGCCGTCAAGGAGTTGGTGCGATAA
- a CDS encoding FGGY-family carbohydrate kinase, which translates to MILLGIDVGTSGCKGVAFQEDGALLGVVQREYPFITPQSGWLEIDPKKIWEAVSLVIQEITVQLKKRIDVIAVTSHGETLVPLGKNGKPLGNAIANFDTRAQGYVDFWKARIDPFELFQITGMPLHGMYTVNKILWLREHWPEIFEETWKFSCVEDFVIACLTQDEPVIDYSLASRTMMFDVRKKEWSDKILALAGVEKERLPRLEPSGKIVGVLSASLRREWGLPEIPIATGGHDQPCGVLGCGIRKRGEAMYGIGTSECVALNLGSSPSLTREMMENSFCCYPHVAEGNYITLAYVASGGSVLRWFRDQFGYEETLRAKQESRDVYDVLLEDLPEQPTSLFVLPHFAGSGTPYLDERSRGAMLGLTLGTRKKEVVRAILESLTYEMKLNLDLFEQFGIPVRALRVIGGGSRSRQWLQIKADILQKPLMVLETGEAVALGTAMLAGKARGIFSTLDEAGEAMVRVGEEFVPSHLVSLYTRRYAVYREIYKKIRELNLEISKLV; encoded by the coding sequence TTGATTCTTTTAGGTATTGATGTCGGTACAAGTGGTTGCAAGGGGGTGGCCTTTCAGGAGGATGGAGCATTGTTAGGGGTGGTTCAGCGAGAGTACCCTTTCATTACCCCTCAGTCAGGGTGGTTGGAGATCGATCCGAAGAAAATATGGGAGGCAGTTTCGCTTGTTATTCAGGAAATTACAGTCCAACTCAAGAAACGTATCGATGTTATCGCTGTCACTTCACATGGAGAAACGCTGGTCCCGCTCGGTAAAAACGGTAAACCGCTTGGCAACGCCATCGCCAATTTTGATACTCGAGCCCAGGGGTATGTGGATTTCTGGAAAGCAAGAATCGATCCCTTCGAACTTTTTCAGATTACCGGTATGCCTCTTCATGGTATGTATACCGTCAACAAGATTCTCTGGCTTCGTGAGCATTGGCCAGAAATATTTGAAGAAACTTGGAAGTTTTCTTGCGTGGAGGATTTCGTGATCGCTTGTCTGACCCAGGACGAGCCGGTTATTGATTATTCGCTTGCTTCCCGGACCATGATGTTTGATGTCCGAAAGAAAGAATGGTCGGACAAGATTCTGGCACTGGCCGGAGTGGAAAAAGAACGTCTCCCTCGTCTTGAGCCTTCAGGGAAGATAGTGGGGGTTTTGAGCGCTTCACTTCGGAGAGAATGGGGGTTACCGGAGATACCCATTGCCACCGGGGGGCATGACCAACCCTGTGGAGTTCTGGGTTGTGGAATACGGAAACGGGGTGAAGCCATGTATGGAATCGGAACTTCAGAGTGCGTGGCGCTTAATCTGGGCAGCTCTCCTTCTTTGACTCGAGAAATGATGGAGAACAGTTTTTGCTGTTATCCTCACGTGGCGGAGGGAAATTACATCACCCTGGCGTATGTCGCTTCGGGGGGGTCGGTGTTGCGTTGGTTTCGGGATCAATTTGGCTATGAGGAGACTCTCAGAGCCAAACAGGAAAGCCGGGATGTGTATGATGTTCTTTTAGAGGACCTTCCTGAACAACCAACTTCTCTTTTTGTTCTGCCGCATTTTGCCGGTTCTGGGACACCGTATCTTGATGAGCGTTCTCGGGGGGCCATGCTGGGTCTCACTCTGGGCACCAGAAAGAAAGAAGTGGTCCGGGCAATTTTGGAGAGTTTGACCTATGAGATGAAACTCAATCTGGATCTCTTTGAACAGTTCGGAATTCCGGTAAGGGCATTACGGGTTATTGGGGGTGGTTCGCGTTCCCGGCAGTGGTTGCAGATTAAGGCTGATATTCTCCAAAAACCGCTTATGGTACTTGAAACCGGTGAAGCCGTGGCACTCGGTACGGCTATGCTGGCCGGCAAGGCCAGGGGTATTTTTTCCACCCTTGACGAAGCGGGAGAAGCAATGGTCCGGGTAGGGGAAGAATTTGTACCTTCTCATCTTGTTTCGCTCTACACCCGGCGTTATGCCGTTTATCGTGAGATTTATAAAAAGATTCGGGAGTTGAATTTGGAGATTAGCAAATTAGTATAA
- a CDS encoding sugar phosphate isomerase/epimerase family protein, giving the protein MKSKGFATGIWVFGSCSDRYCVRGYKEGFSLEMALDKIAAIDGLRGVIMHYPHPINEQTVEAVKKELERRNLQLASCDVDLFSDPVFALGSIVSENEGLRKKAIDMSKKAMDIAEYLGAEVMNLWPGQDGFDYPFQIDYRTQWELLVQALREIAEHNPRVKLSLEYKLREPRTHSTITNAGVALFLAQITGLPNVGVTIDLGHSFNCKESPGNVVAFLDRYGKLFALHLNDNFRDWDDDMAVGVVHFWETLEFLYYLYHSNYNGWLGLDIFPYREDPTMACQVSIENVTSMLSVVEKIDVVMLREMQRKADGLSAMRYVKSLL; this is encoded by the coding sequence ATGAAGAGCAAAGGTTTTGCGACTGGTATCTGGGTTTTTGGTTCGTGTTCAGACCGATACTGTGTGCGGGGATACAAAGAGGGATTTTCTCTGGAGATGGCCTTAGATAAGATTGCGGCGATTGATGGATTACGGGGCGTAATCATGCATTATCCCCATCCCATTAATGAGCAGACGGTGGAAGCTGTCAAAAAAGAGCTGGAAAGGCGGAATCTGCAACTTGCTTCCTGTGATGTGGACCTTTTTAGTGACCCCGTGTTTGCTCTGGGTAGTATCGTGTCAGAGAACGAGGGTTTGCGGAAAAAAGCGATTGATATGAGCAAAAAAGCAATGGATATTGCTGAATATCTGGGAGCCGAGGTCATGAACCTCTGGCCAGGTCAAGATGGTTTTGATTATCCTTTTCAAATTGATTATCGTACTCAATGGGAGCTCCTGGTTCAGGCTCTGCGGGAAATTGCCGAGCACAATCCCCGGGTCAAGTTGAGTTTGGAGTATAAATTACGGGAGCCCCGGACTCATTCCACCATTACCAATGCCGGAGTGGCGCTTTTTCTGGCTCAAATAACTGGGCTGCCCAATGTTGGCGTGACCATCGACCTTGGTCATTCGTTTAATTGTAAAGAGTCTCCAGGAAATGTGGTGGCTTTTCTGGATCGATACGGGAAGCTTTTTGCTTTGCATCTTAATGACAATTTCCGGGATTGGGACGACGATATGGCTGTGGGAGTGGTGCATTTCTGGGAGACGCTGGAGTTCCTTTATTATCTCTATCATTCTAATTATAATGGCTGGTTGGGACTTGACATTTTTCCCTATCGGGAGGATCCGACAATGGCTTGTCAGGTCAGTATTGAAAATGTAACCAGCATGTTGAGTGTGGTGGAAAAAATCGATGTGGTGATGCTTCGGGAAATGCAGAGGAAAGCGGATGGACTTTCGGCCATGCGTTACGTCAAGAGCCTCTTATAA
- a CDS encoding ComF family protein, with protein sequence MVDRDRNINLLEGLCNFFLPQHCVACARYLPSSSGFPLCEQCLLQVPFLRTPFCVRCGRPVAGGRILLCRRCQSFSFHFDEARAVTLYETPIRECIHALKYQGVFSFIPFFVHLLVEYMEEHPFLREVDYILPVPLHPKRLKERGFNQTLLLARNLSVQFGIPLLNGAVIRWKHTVPQVGLSLRERRKNVQNAFRMVQPISHQGNRILIIDDVLTSRATVDALSRVLKQAGCRTVRVLAIASGK encoded by the coding sequence ATGGTAGATCGAGATAGGAATATAAACCTCCTTGAGGGTTTATGCAATTTTTTCCTTCCCCAGCATTGTGTGGCTTGTGCTCGTTATCTTCCTTCCTCATCCGGTTTTCCTCTCTGTGAACAATGCCTTTTGCAGGTTCCTTTCTTAAGGACTCCGTTTTGCGTTCGTTGTGGAAGACCCGTTGCAGGAGGACGGATTCTTCTCTGCCGACGTTGTCAGAGTTTTTCGTTTCACTTCGATGAAGCGAGGGCTGTAACGCTCTATGAAACCCCGATTCGGGAATGTATCCATGCTCTGAAATATCAGGGGGTCTTCTCTTTTATCCCCTTTTTTGTCCATTTGCTGGTCGAATACATGGAAGAACACCCTTTTTTACGAGAGGTCGATTATATCTTGCCGGTACCCTTACACCCCAAGCGGTTAAAAGAAAGAGGGTTTAACCAGACGTTACTTCTGGCTCGGAACTTGAGTGTCCAGTTTGGGATTCCCCTTCTGAATGGGGCTGTCATTCGATGGAAACACACCGTCCCCCAGGTCGGTTTAAGCCTTCGAGAGCGGCGGAAGAATGTCCAGAATGCCTTCCGGATGGTACAACCAATATCCCACCAGGGCAATCGTATTCTTATTATTGACGATGTTTTGACTTCTCGAGCCACAGTGGATGCTTTAAGTAGGGTCCTGAAGCAGGCGGGTTGTCGAACGGTTCGGGTACTGGCCATTGCTTCAGGGAAGTAA